CTGAACGCTAGATCCGGAAACCAATCTGAAAGGAGCCAGGGTTGGCAGCTTGAAATCCACATGTTGAGACTGGGTTATCGTGATGCTCGGTGGTTGCTGAACACAGAGCTATCAAGCTCTCCAACAACTCCAAAAACCCTCAAAGGAACGTCACACTATATGTGGAACTCCCGCTGCCATACTAGTGTTTACGGGTCGGTGATAAAAGTGCGGATGGGGACAGGGACCATGTAAGTCGACGACGTCCAGGTCTTGGCATGAGTTGTCATATTTAAGATCCTGCCCAGACGGCCAAGCTTTCTCTCTATTGGGTTTAGGCTTTGGACAACTTGAACAATATGCTCGAAACACCTTCTACGGTCAGCGGAGGAATGCGGGTATGCCCGAGAAGTTCACCGCTCGCGCACGTCAAGTCTCCAACTAGTAGAGCACCCCATTGACTGGACTACGTGGACGGATGAATGAGGCATCGCAACGCTAAACGTGACAGTATGTCTTTTATAGGCTTCAGTTTCATGTGATGTTGGGCTTAGCCTCGCTGTTGTGTGCAAACTGCCTCTTTGCTCCTCATGCCTGACACTCCCTCTGCCTCTATGTTGAACTGGGCGTGAAGCAACTTGACTCAGCAGTACAAGGTCTTCTCTACTTTGTCACACTTTCTGTTTCATCTCAGCGTTATATGATGTGGGCGAAATGGACATCTCGCGGTCCGACCCCGGAACGTTGACCACCGTTGGTCTGAACTTGTTAAGATATCTTGCGATGAAAGGGGTACAGTCCTAAATTTGACACTTGTTTGTCTCCTACGTCACCCTTCAGTTTTCGCCTCAACTAACGGTGTCTCTAAATCGCCATGTCTTTAATTGTGAATTAATGTGCTAATAGTTGTTGATCTCAACGGCATCTATTAAAGAAGCCATCGACCACAATAACAAGGAACACAGTTATCAATACATGACACAATTAAAACCCAACACCTTGGAACACTTTATTCTAGAATATGTTGATGCTGTGACTCCAAGTCGACAGTCATGATATCGAAGTTGGTCACGGCAGgatcatcctcttctttaTGTGTTGAGGAACACTCTCTCGGGCCAAGTACATCATTGAGCCAAGCAACATTTGCAATTAAAGGCAATAGAGAGAGGCCATAAGTAGCCTTTCGCTAGATTGCAGCCATCAACCATCCTCGAGTACCCATCTGGTGTCACTCGAACCCCGTTCTCCCTCAGTCGTGGCCATCATGACCACAGAACCATTGCTGTAGTTCAAGCCGATGTCTCTAGGAGAGATCTGTTCATCAAAAATCCTTTCAGCCTATTTATCCTTAATTCCACATTATACATAGAGATGGCGAGCTCAGCGGTCGCCCTGTTGGAGGTCAGGAGGGGTTTGTGTATGCATATGAAATACAGTGTGTGCTTGTGTCAGCAGTAAacacttttttataatacatGTATTGAAACTAACACACGTGAGTCATGTTTTCCCCATCTACGGAGATATTGGGATCTGTTCATTGTATAATGTTCTCACCAGAGGTCAAGATACCAATCTAGAGCTGCTCTCATGTTCACCGATATCGCACCCTTGTTGCGCCACCTGCTCAATGATCATATTGAACAGTTCACATAGGCTCAGAATAGATGCTCCAACATAAAACAACTATATATAGCTACAAAATGAAGAAAAACACCATATCAAGTGCCTTGCATGGTTAGAAGGTAATGTGCTATAGGGTAAGTGACAATCTTCGGGCTGCTCAACTTGATGGATTACTTTGAACATAGTTTCCTGAATGGATGAGGTTATTGAAATGGAGTAAAGTAACGAGTGTCGTTGGGTCAGAATTCATGCCTGGGGGTCTGATGCGTGGTATAACATTGCACGAGAGACGCAGGAGCGAGAAAATAGCGAGTTCAGAAGTACAACGCCAGACGCATAACCATCGTTGAAAAGCTCAAATCTAGAGAGAAATTCATAGACATCATAAATATGAGATGGGATAACTAAATATTCAACAAGCATGCTCTCAACTGCCAGGCCActtctccctcttccacGGCCGTGTAAGTGTGATTCATCCTTGTCGAGGCCGAAGCTTCAACATCCACCCCTAAGAGTTTAAGAAAGAGCCAATCATGAGCTAACTAGCGTGGTCTAGTATTCTAAGGTAAACCAGATAACCGTGCAATGTTAGAGTTGTCCGACCTAGCTCCAGGAGCAAGGCTATGAGATGACAGGACTGAGCCAACTCTCATGTGTGAAGCTTTGGCCACGCGTAAACATGAAAGGAAATCTCGAAATGCTTGCCCTAGCTCCCGCAATCATCTAAAACATGATCCAACACATCCATCAACTCATCCATCTTTGTTCTCTGTCCCAAGAGTGATGGAGCTTGGTGATTGGCTCAGAATTGATAaccgaggaagaagcggAGACGACGGGCTCACACGACGACAATCCACTTGGTTTTGTGGGGGTGAGTAACTACCCTGTCTGCATCGACGCTCTGGTGATCCATGGCTTGGAGAACAATATCAACGAGAAGAGGGGGTGAATCCTCGCCGATGCCGACTTCAAAACAAAGGGAAATCCCACCAGCTGCGTGATGAGATCGAGAGCTCGCCTCACCCGTCCTCGACCACGCGTCATCTTTTCACAcggcaacagcaacagcagcagcaccaccaccaccaccaccacaagtGTCAACACAAACAAGACCACCAACATCAAGAtggcagccgcagccgcagcagcaaGTGCGCTGCAGCCTGGGGTTGAGCCCTCTATCCCTGAAATCTTCACCTCGGAGCCCCTCATCCGTGACGACTTATTCACAGAGTCGTCGCGCGTGCAGGACGCAACCGTTGACGAATGTCTGCCCTTCCTCAGGGCCCAGGAACATTCCTCCTGCAACTCCCACGGGCTGCCCCATCTGGACCGTCGCCGCCATGTCAACTTCCTGCATAAGCAGCTTGGAAAGCTGCCGGGAGGCTTCATGTCCGCCGACCCCAGCCGTCCTTGGATCTTCTACTGGTGCCTCGCCGCACTCTCCCTTCTCGGCGAGGATGTCTCGTCGTATCGCCAGAGCCTCGTCGACACGGTCCGCCCCATGCAGAACCCCGACGGCGGCTTCGCTGGCGGCTTCGGCCAGACGTCGCATCTCGCCACCACGTATGCAACCGTCCTGTCGCTGGCCCTAGTCGGCGGCGAGGACAGCTACGACGTTGTCGACCGCCGTGCCATGTGGAGATGGCTATGCTCCCTCAAGCAGCCCGACGGGGGGTTCCAGATGGCCcttggcggcgaggaggatgtcaGGTATGCACTGCAGCACTCACTGCCGGCTGTCAAGGCCCGCAGTCCCTCTTCCACCCCCAGCCGTCAAGTTTGGAGATCCTACCCATATCCGATCCCTTTCGTATGTGCTCTATCCTCCTGACTGACCGTGTTGCAGGGGGGCCTACTGCGCGTCCGTCATCATCTCGCTCCTCAACATCCCTCTCGAGCTGTCACAGGACTCGCCAGCACGCTCCGCTGGCCACACTGGTCTGTTCACAGGCCTCGCCGATTATGTACGCCAATGTAGGTGATGCACAAGGCCCAAAAGTCGTTCCCGCTCTCTGATCGCTCACCAATAAGGTCAAACGTACGAGGGCGGCGTGTCGGCAAAGCCGGGCGTTGAAGCACATGGTGCATATGCCTTTTGCGCCCTCGGATgcctctccatcctcgaTTCTCCACATCGAGCCATCCCGCGGTATGTCTCTGTTGTTCCCCCCAGGCCCACGATGGCCTACCCACTGAAGTGGTGACATGGGAGCATTGCATGCTGACCCAGACCTGATCGTCCCCTTCTCCAGCTATCTCGACGTTCCACTGCTTATCTCTTGGCTGTCTTCCCGTCAGTACGCCCCCGAGGGCGGTTTCTCGGGTCGTACCAACAAGCTTGTCGACGGTTGCTACAGCCACTGGGTCGGAGGTTGCTGGCCCCTGATCGAGGCCGCTCTCAACGGGCCCGGAGGGGAGGCGGCGGCCGGTTCTGGCGGCCACCCGCTCCCTGCCGCAAGGGATAGCCTCTTCAGCCGTGACGGCTTGATCCG
The window above is part of the Fusarium falciforme chromosome 3, complete sequence genome. Proteins encoded here:
- a CDS encoding Protein farnesyltransferase subunit beta; translated protein: MRSRARLTRPRPRVIFSHGNSNSSSTTTTTTTSVNTNKTTNIKMAAAAAAASALQPGVEPSIPEIFTSEPLIRDDLFTESSRVQDATVDECLPFLRAQEHSSCNSHGLPHLDRRRHVNFLHKQLGKLPGGFMSADPSRPWIFYWCLAALSLLGEDVSSYRQSLVDTVRPMQNPDGGFAGGFGQTSHLATTYATVLSLALVGGEDSYDVVDRRAMWRWLCSLKQPDGGFQMALGGEEDVRGAYCASVIISLLNIPLELSQDSPARSAGHTGLFTGLADYVRQCQTYEGGVSAKPGVEAHGAYAFCALGCLSILDSPHRAIPRGDMGALHADPDLIVPFSSYLDVPLLISWLSSRQYAPEGGFSGRTNKLVDGCYSHWVGGCWPLIEAALNGPGGEAAAGSGGHPLPAARDSLFSRDGLIRYILCCCQDQSKRGGLRDKPSKYSDAYHTCYVLSGLSSAQHKWDLVAARTHEAIVAGDSWSVSPYMEGEQIFDEEDRVATVHPVYVIPKHKVEEIQNYFASKHGF